In Piliocolobus tephrosceles isolate RC106 chromosome 6, ASM277652v3, whole genome shotgun sequence, the following are encoded in one genomic region:
- the OTUB2 gene encoding ubiquitin thioesterase OTUB2: MSETSFNLISEKCDILSILRDHPENRIYRRKIEELSKRFTAIRKTKGDGNCFYRALGYSYLESLLGKSREIFKFKERVLQTPNDLLAAGFEEHKFRNFFNAFYSVVELVEKDGSVSSLLKVFNDQSASDHIVQFLRLLTSAFIRNRADFFRHFIDEEMDIKDFCTHEVEPMATECDHIQITALSQALSIALQVEYVDEMDTALNHHVFPEAATPSVYLLYKTSHYNILYAADKH, from the exons AGTGAAACATCTTTCAACCTAATATCAGAAAAATGTGACATTCTATCCATTCTTCGGGACCATCCTGAAAACAGGATTTACCGGAGGAAAATCGAG GAACTCAGCAAAAGGTTCACCGCCATCCGCAAGACCAAAGGGGATGGGAACTGCTTCTACAGGGCCTTGGGCTATTCCTACCTGGAGTCCCTGCTGGGGAAGAGCAGGGAGATCTTCAA GTTCAAAGAACGCGTACTGCAGACCCCAAATGACCTTCTGGCTGCTGGCTTTGAGGAGCACAAGTTCAGAAACTTCTTCAATGCT TTTTACAGTGTGGTGGAACTGGTAGAGAAAGACGGCTCAGTGTCCAGCCTGCTGAAGGTGTTCAACGACCAGAGTGCCTCAGACCACATCGTGCAGTTCCTGCGCCTGCTCACATCGGCCTTCATCAGAAACCGAGCAGACTTCTTCCGGCACTTCATTGATGAGGAGATGGACATCAAAGACTTCTGCACTCAC GAAGTGGAGCCCATGGCCACGGAGTGTGACCACATCCAGATCACGGCATTGTCCCAGGCTCTGAGCATCGCCCTGCAGGTGGAGTACGTGGACGAGATGGATACCGCCCTGAACCACCACGTGTTCCCTGAGGCCGCCACCCCTTCCGTTTACCTGCTCTATAAAACATCCCACTACAACATCCTTTATGCAGCCGATAAACATTGA